One Spinacia oleracea cultivar Varoflay chromosome 4, BTI_SOV_V1, whole genome shotgun sequence DNA segment encodes these proteins:
- the LOC130472233 gene encoding uncharacterized protein has product MATKIGRTGVPATELVIEGASYHQFIQDSLRLPEPGAECPDPSLGGWVLPDARISYTGESGSEIVETFPEDRVFHAPLPEGVQAVPARTANAMVGVINRLKSALVRARSALSCRRYSALCNILSS; this is encoded by the exons gactggcgtgccggcgacggagttggtgatagagggagctagctatcatcagtttatccaggattctcttcgtctcccggagcctggcgct gagtgtcctgacccttcgttggggggatgggtgcttcccgatgctcggatctcgtataccggagagagtggatccgagattgtggagactttcccggaagaccgggttttccatgctccgctccctgagggagtacaggcg gttccggcccgtacggccaacgcgatggtgggggtgatcaaccggttgaagtccgcgttggttcgggcccgatctgcactttcttgcagga ggtatagtgccctttgcaatatcctTTCTTcctga